tcttgtgtGATTTATTGTCATGAAtgttactccctccgtaccagaccaaaggtaacgcttactataaacggacgtaccataccaaaggtaacattcctcatttggcccacaacattaccaagttatccttatacccatttgatatttacacaaaatatcattatatatcccacataccaacccacaattacatactcACCTATTATTTccttctttacccttactttttccaccttttcttaaatactccattttttctctacgttacctttggtgtggtacggagggagtataagaatatcaaatttttataatttttaatatattcaagtcgcaaaacgtgtctcgacaagtgtgaaaaagtcaatgttactaTTAGTGTGGTATGTAGGGAGTATATAAGGAATGGTATGTAGTGTCGTTTTAATGTTTTATATATGAAGGTTCATTGTTatcagaaaaataaataaaataaaataaaaataaaaatagaaatagAATCATACTACCCCATACCAGatcaatggtaacacttacctaatacggccgtaccataccaatggtaacattccttatttgaccCACAACATTACGAAGTTATCGTTATACCCTTTTGATATTTACACCATATTCCACCTatcaacccacaattacataccttACCTATTTTTTTCCCCTCTTTACCCCTATTTTTACCCTTTATTCTTAAAAATATCAGTTAGTATGGTATGTTGAGAGTATCAATATTAGTTACATTCCCACTGCCATGTCATAATCTTGGTGTTTAATGCTTTTTTTCCTGGAATTTCTGGTAGAGATCTTGATTTTTAATGTGATGCAGTGGCATAAAGAATGTCTCCTTTTCTCGAGAATATTGTTGTTATATGATATGATAAAAGAATTTATGCACATTACAGCCATGCTACCCTCAACTGCTCTTTTTTGGATGGTTTCGATTCTAGTTGGATGACCACCTTAAGCACATGGGATTAACGAAAATTAATAAATTAGCGATTTAAAATAAAATGGTCCattaacctttaataattattcaGAGTTACCTCACACTTTATAGAAAATTTAGAAAGAAGGATGTTGGTTACATAATACATAGAGCTATGTATCGAGTTACACTAAGTCTTGCGTCTCATGAATACGGAGGACTAGACAATGTGAGGGCCATGGAGCTTATAATCACCGAAAGAAATATCTAGTGTCACAATTCATAATTCAACAAGTTTATAAAAAGGTCGTGTTCTTTTGAAattcaaatttttgaatttttatgaactGAATTTATAGCATTTGAACTAAATTTATGAAGTTAACTTATTAGGATCTGAGATGAAATATAATCTAAATTTTTctaaactaaatttataggaTTTGAATTTAAACTGAATTAATAGATCTAcatctgaactgaatttataggatttgAGCCTTATAAGAAATGGGGTTGTTTTATCTTATTTCGAATTTTTTAACCACAAGAACCAAAACGTAAACCATGAACTCAACTACAGACACTAATTTCTTGTACATATTTCCCACAGTACATAAGCTCGATTTTTAAAAAAAgttttttgataactactaccGCGGTATTACACGGTTTTagaactactaccaaaataaattgttttaaaaattactaccaattagtttgattttttttaaaaacactaccaaatctcatCCAAACCCAATAAAACAAAATCTcaccatttatttttgaatttacATCTTAAGTTGTAAAGTTAGATAGGTGAATTAGATGAAGTAAGTTAAAATGATTGCGCCCAAAAATGATTGACAAATATAGTGTTGGTAATGTTAAAGAGATAAAATTTATCACTTAAgatgaaaattcaaaaataaacgGTTGAAATTGTGTTTTATTGGGTTtagatgagatttgagagtgtttttaaaaaaaaatcaaatttacaggtaatagtttttaaacgaaaattattttggtagtaCTTCTTAAAACCGTATACTACAAAGGTactaattataaaaaaaaacctaaaaaacgATATGAAATCTAATCCCCACTAGAGGTATGACATATGTCACCTGCACCAGCTTTGTAGGCTTTTTCCTGGTTTGGTATGAAGGGCGCTTTTTAGACAATCAATCAAACCATGTGAAAGTTTCCAATAATGTATATAGATGCCGATATGCTTGACTTGCTCATAGCTCGACTATATTACGCAAAGCTTGTATACTTGTGTGTGGTGGGCATCTTAAGATTCTTAACATGTTATTAAAGCTTTTCCACATCAACAAATAACAAGTGAACATGGTTGACTTTTTGACCTATGCTTACTAGGTCACCCAATTTGACCAACCCTATTTTGGCTCATAATTACAAGGATAGTGATAAATATCGTCCGAGTATTAAATATCTTTCAAATTTGATATTAATTTTAGAATTAAGAACCAAATATACATTAATCAATTCATGTGAAGTGGAAAAAAAGTGTTTGATTGGAATGTGGGAAGTGAATTCCATAGGAATTCCCACTTATCTAGGAGGATCTACGTAAGCAACTTCCCCTATTATAGAGGAATTAGAGTTCCTATGGAACTTCAATTCATGTGATTTGGGATAAACAAACAACCCACCAATTTTACAAATCACATGAATTGCAATTCTTCTGTTTTATGTTGGGTAACCAAACTACCCCTAAGTATTTGTTTCCTCTTTTTAGCTTCTTAAATATATTCCtaagggttgtatttatcattttcctAAAAATAATGACGTTCTATTTCGCTAAATCatctgtttattttttttattaaaatatctctttttaATTCTGCACGCTTAATTCTATTACACTGTACATTATGAGTTTAATATTAACCATTTTAGAGACTAATTCTACCAAATGTCTAAAAAGAAGGAATCAAACAATCAATTTGTTTCAATCATTGATATGTAAATCACTACTATTTTATAATACATTGGATTTtttgtgaaacacaacctttaaaaaaaactCTTTGCGAAACACTACCTTTAAAAACAAAGATTGTAAAACGCAACCtttaaaaacaaaaaagttgCAAAACACTACTTTTAGGCCGGATTCCGTCAGCTTTATTCATTTCCGGTGTCATAATAGCTCGCACGTGCCACTTGACATTTGTAATAGCAACTCTCTTAGTGTCATTAATTGTAAGcaacattataattataataGAGAGTAATAAGAAAATGTACAAAAATCCTTACCTTACCTTAAATGTCCAAGCAACAAGTTACTATTCACTAATGAATAGTAACTTGGAGAATGAATAGTAATATGCAATGGGTGACTTTTGGcgggtttggttttggtttctcgTTTTTCCTTTCTTCCCTTCACAGCCACTCCTTTTTTATTCCAACATACTCTACTTTTTCTCCTTTTCCTCCCACCCTTTCCTTCACCTCTCTCCCTTTTCCTCCTGTTTGGTCGCCTAAACTTGTTGCTGCGCATACCTCGAGGTGGTCATCGTCCTCTCTGCTGgttattgtatatgttggttttCCCTTTACAACTCTTTctttttttccgtttttcacTATTATTACTGTATTCCTGTGGTTTTTTTGTTGCTACTCGGATCTGGGACTGTTTTTTTGGGATGGCCATTGCTGAAAATCTCATGGTTTTGTTGTTGGTTGTAGCCGGTTCGATTTGTTTCtactgttattgttgttattattgctATTTTCTTAAGATCGCATTGTTTTGTTATTAGTTATTCTTATTACTGTTAAGTGTTATCATTATCGTTCCTGAATATTTGGTTTTGTCTTAACTGAATATTTTTGTAGTTTAATTACGATCCTTAAAAATTAGGGCTTGTTGATTTCCCCTTCCTTGGTCacattgtttaattgttatttacATTGTTGTACTTTAATTAGGCGATCCTTACAAATTAGTGTTTGTTCATTTCCCCTTCCGTAGTCACATAGGTTCTTTATTCAGTATAATCCGATTAATTGTTATTTCCGGTGTTGTAGTTGAATTAGGCGAGAAACTAGATAGAAAAATTGGGTTGTTGGTCTTGTCTTTATAACTCTTTCTTTTTTCAATATTTTATGAACATGATGGGGACAATGGATATTCATTCTCAATCCATCCCACAGCTCAAAACTGTCCAATGAAGATCATAATTTCACATGCTTCATCAACTTGCTTCCCATTTCTTTAATCATTTCCATTTTCCAATAAACCAACCTTTTAAATTTCTGTACATTTCTATCAATTTTCCTTAATAACGAAGAAACACAAATTTCAAGTTACTTTGGATATGGTCGCTTTTTTTGCAATTTAATCAAAATTCTAATAATGATTCCCCGTTAATATTTCGCAGGTTTGATGATCCGGGTTCTTAtttaattccttttttttttggaatttttctcAATTTGAAGATGACTGTTGTTTACCTGTTTATGCAGAAATTACTATAGAATTAGACCGTCTTTTATTGGTTAAACGCTCGTTTATTACGGTTGGTCTTACACAATACTATTGAATAAGATTGTCTTACGGTATAGTTTCGGGCTTTTTATTGGTTAAACATTCATTAATTAAAGGCTTAAAGCACAaaatctcactttagacggacactatccgtctaaagttgAGACTAATTGTTATTACAGCCGGTCTTACACAATAACTACTGATTTTATGTGATTGCCGCTTGGTTGATGAGGTCTTTGTTAAGTTTAATACAACCGTGATCTTTCATTTTATGATTAGGAGCAATTGTGGGTTATATTATTATAGGCAATTTAATGGAAATTTAAGTGCTTAAAGTGGAATCTTTTGCTGTAGAAGATGTTGTTCTTTCATTTATTTATTAGCTTCAAGTTTCCATTCAATTAATGAAATTGGTCCAGTTATTTCATACTTTATCGTTTTGTGACATGATTTATAATCAGTTTCTCAATTTTTTATTATACGATTTAGTGGAGTTTCACATTTATAATCCTGTACGCTATTTCTATgatgatatttgatctatatatagtttattttcttcttatagGGCCTCTTATGGTGAGCAATGGTCATGACTTGATAAGACGTCGACTAAGAGACTAAAAGAAGGGCTGAGGCAGGTGCGCTACTGCTTGAGAATAGGTCATTGCGAATTACACATGTTTTTTACTTTTAGGGGTGTTTAAGTGATTCTTGGTTATAATTTCTCCTCTTCTATATGCTATCTAATTTCAAATTTCACGATTTCCATGTTGAGGTATGTTTAAGTTGTCTTTTCACTTCTCTGTCTCTTCttcatttttctctttcttttgacTTCAATGACTGGACTCACAAACTTGGTTCAGATATACGCTTTTTCTCTAATCGTTCTTTTGCTTTGTGCTACTGCATGAGTCTTCTTTGGTATTTAGCAGACTTGCAGGCTGCAGATGTAAGGTCCCTTAGTTGTTCTGAGAGTAGTGAtattcattatcaagttcaaaATCCGTCAGGATTCTTTAAGAAGGTGTTACAACAGACGCTCTCTTACTTAGCAAAATGTCTAAACTCCAACAAGGAAAATGACATTTGTCTGCTGCTTTGACTATGTCAATTATGACCATTAATCTATTCAGTTTGTGAATATTAAGTTAAAAAGACAAAGCCTTGGTAAGTGTTAAGAGTCATTGTTATGGTCGTCGTTTAGTTCAGTTGGTCCGATATCAAGTGTGTCACTGCAGCTCAAGAGGAATGTAGTGCAACCAAAAAGAGGCCCAATATTGATGTTTAAGTACCTCAAAATGTGCAAGAAGGAGATCCAGGGTTTCAAGAACAAGCAAGGAATGCAGGTTAGACATCCAACCTTTAAGTGAACTTCTTGATGAAATCCTTTATTGGTTATTTAAAAATACAGTCTTTGCTTGTTTTGGTGGTAAGAATACACCATTTGTTGTAAGACATCCAacctttttgttgtatatatccATGGAGGTTAGACATGGCTGAACCACCAACTTTaatgttgtttgtttttgatgTTTAGTTTTCGGTTGATGATTTAGTTTCTTTGTAGATGGCAAATTAATTTAGGTTTCGTTGCTACGGGGGTTTAATTTGGCAGGGTGGTGGGATTAACAAGTATAAGAGGTTCCGAGTTGTTGGGAATTGTATTTTCTGAGCACAATGTGGTGATTAGAGATTTTAAATAATGGACATTAATTGTTTTATTCCATATAGAAGATGAAGGTTGAATATTAGCGGTATTGAATTAAGAACAAGGTACATCAAGTGATATAGAGTTATTGACAACATAAACTACAGTAGTGATGCTACATAAGTTCGATTTGGTCGAGGTACAAAAGTAGGATATGAGCTTAGTAGGGTTGTTAAGTGAGAAATTGGTTTGGCAGAAACCACCTACATTCTTTGATCAACAACGCAACACTACTTAGCAATTCTTTGATCAACAACACTTGGCAATTTACAAGAAACCACCTACATTCTTCAATCAACAACACAACAAAATCGTTCAACTGATCAATTTATTAGCTTAAACCAACACAGACTCTCATAGTCATATTATAATCCGCTATATCAAAGAGGTAAATGTGTTGACTACACTTTTTCAAGTCCATACATTACATTACATATGTAGGAAACTAGGGCAGAAAATACACAAATTTCCAAGATATATGTTGGTAGCCAAGTAAATTAATTTGAGTAACTCCTCGGGTTTGATTATTTGCTTATTTTCATCTTAGAATCATCATAGTTTTCAGATTTTGTAGTGAACATTTTCTATTATTTCCTGCTGTGCTCTTTACTCTTGGGTGCACCGTTTTCTATTCAATGAACATGTGACACAAGAGTAGCATAAAGATAATCGAAAAGATAGACACACTCCACCTAAACCTTTAGCCAGGAAAATGAGAAGAGAGCCTTTTTAGACTTGGGTGAgcctatgttactccgactcggCTTGAAGGGTCGGACACGTGTGCGGATACAAGTGTCGGACACGACTATTTTATGAAAAAATGTCAAATTTTAGGTCTAAAATGACTTGGCTTTTATTCAACCATTTTTTGAATTTAAATGTCTGTACTCGTGATCCAGGGTATGAATGTACTctctccctccgtctcaattatttgttttccTTTGTTTATAATACCCCTCACAAAGAATTAAAGAGGTAAACAAACGATTAGAACAAAGGGAGTATGAGTATGTATATTGCATGGAGTATATCGAGACTAATACTCGTCAATACATTGATCATCGACTCTCACTTGAAAATGGTCACATAAGGCTAAGGTCTAACTTAAGATTACTTTGATTTTTTGGCTGCATCTACAGTCCTTAAACACGCATTTCACATTACAATTTCGGGACTGACGTGATTGATGTTACTTTTTGGGTTTGGCATCGGAGGACTTTTCAACCATCGGGCCTCTTTGCTGCTAGAGTAGATTTAGAAGGAACTACACAAGTATGATATTGCACTGCCGGAAGTAGAGATCTTGTATCTTGAGCTTGATAGTATTTTTTTTCCTTGTGTGTACATCTCTATGCAGGTACTTCATGCCCTCTTTACTGGAGAGGATCCTACTTGGGAGGCATGGCTGAATGTTGATACTTCTGGCTTCTCTGGCATTGCTAATTTAGGAGGAAATGGTATTAAGCTTAGGCGAGGATTTGCTACATTTCCGTCTCCAAAGCCAACTCAGGTTCATTCCTCTTTAACTCTGTAGTGTGCTTTGACGGACGTTGAAATGATCATCACTTACTGAACAGCATGCCAACATCCCTATATAATATTTGTCATCGTTCTCATAAATACTCCCTGTGTATTTATCTATTATTTGGGACAAAGCCACGTGCATTAAGGAAATCATAATTTGAGAGCAAAATGAATGAATTAGCGGTTTAAGTATCACTTTGTGGCTgctattttgtttgctatttctGATCATTTTATGTAACTATTCCTTTTCTGTAGGATGAATTGTGTCAGCAGAAAGAAGAGGAGATAGATGACTACTGCTCACAGGTTCGCCAAATTTCATGCTCATTGTATCCATACTTCATATGCCATGCTTTGTTGTATGCAACATGAAAAGAAGTCTGTCGAGGACCGTAACGCACGGAAATCAGCTGACATTATTTTATCTGGAAATTCGCGTTTGGATGAGGTGCTCTACTGAAATTTGATTTTCCATGGAACTCTAATAGGGATGGGTTGATAATTTAAAAGCGCAGCTTTAACCTGAGAAATGCTTTGCTGTGATTACAGGTTGAGGAAGCAAAAGAGATAACAAAGCTCCAGATGGGACAAatgtatatactccctcctattctacataaccgtCCCATTGTGAAAATGACgcaagaattaagaaagtgagtttagaccatacaaaacggacaatgggacagttatgtgaatagacggaaatggaattgaatttggaccacataacacttaccaaaaatagaCAATGGGACAGTTACCCGACTAGACGAAAATGGACAATGGGACGATTATCTGGAATAGGAGGGGGTATTACTTaacctttattttttttttagaatGGACTATGAAAAAATACCACTTTTTGTCTCAACTCAGAAATTCTGAATCATTCACAGAAGGCTACAGAGTAAGGAATTGTCAGGCTTTAGCTTAAAAGATCTTCGACAGCTAGAAAAACAATTATCATCTGTGAAGGCAAAGAAGGTGATTGTAACTTGCGTACATCTTAGGTTGTCTTTTTGAGTAGAGAGATACCGACAATAATTTTGGTTTTAACTGATGCAGGACCAGTTATTGATGGAGCAGCTGGAGCTCTCACGCTTACAGTACGTCATATACTCACTCGTGAGTGCTTCACATGTATGATCACTGGATATTTTTGAAGAAGATACAGGCAACTGAAAATTGAAATTTTCTTACGTAATGGTTAGAAAGGGATAAAATATAGTTGTTCACTGGGAACCAATTCTAGGTTCACCATAGCTACGCATCCACTTGTTTAATATTATGCCACATGATTGCTTGAAGTTCAACTAGGTTATGTGTTTAAGTGGCTGGTCAGTGTTGGAGGTCCAAATGCAGTACATGTACGTTAGATTCAAGCCAGTCATTTATGTTCAGTTTACTAAACGTCGCTCTTTCATGATTACTCTGCTTTATCTAGGAACAAAAGGCATTGCTGGAGAATGAGAGCTTACACAGACAGGTGATTAAGTTCATTTATTATCTCATCTTGCACACAAATTAAGTGTGGTTTAGCGAAATAGATCCAAGTATTTAGAAATTTTGGGGTATTGCAGGTGGCAAAACTTCAAGGCTTTGTGACACCAATCGAGAAATCGAGGAGATGTATCTAGAATACTATCCCATAAAGAGAAAGGTTTCTCCTGACAAAGTTGTTGCTTTAGCTAGCGGTGAATTTGAGAAAGAAGATTCAGATGTTACGCTCCACCTAGGGTACTGTTCTACCCTCTTATTGCCATGGAAATAGATTTTTATCTGTTGGGACGAGAATTTATCTTTCATGATTCATattaaattgattcattcactcAGGCCACCATGTGGTGAAACGCGGAAAAGGAAGGCATGTGAGAGCGAGTCCGGAAGTCCAACAGTTAGTCCCTGATGTTTCTCTCCGTGTCAATGATGGTCACAGTTTTTGATCATGTTTGATCCAGACATTAGAAAAACCAGTATAGCTTATGTCAAGTATTTTAGTGACATGTTAGCTGCCAAACATTGAGATTATTGTTTTATGGAGAAAATTGTGAGAACGCTGAATTGATTTTCTTATCGGCAGCAATGTTATGATAACATATCACATGGCACTTGTTTATGAACTTTGTCAAATTTGTCCAAAATCAAATGTGAGATAATTTTAAAGTTTGTGGCAACGAGCCTATCGGATATACGGAGTATTACTTATAAGTAAGCTGAGGATGAGATGACTTTATGTGTGAGACCAACTCAAGTTATATTGTTAGTCTCACACGTCTTTGTTCATTACATCCTATATTCCTATTTGTGCATAGGTAAAGCTCACAATTATGACTCCATCAAAGCTGACAATTATGACTCGATCTTAGTGACTCCACCAAAACTAGAACttgatatgacccgacccgaaatatcATTTTGACCCGGCCTGAACTCAACTCGACCCTAAAAGGGTAGGCTGACATTATATGACCTGAACTTGATATGACTCGAACCAAACCCAACCTGACTAACCAGAATGTCTCCAATCTTAGGATGGTAAAGAAGTGTGATACATTAAAAAACCTTGCAACTTGAAGTGAAATATAAACACCCTCTTTACTCCAATTGGTTACTGTAGTCACTAATAGTGGTCGTCTCCGTTTCATGCATTGTATATGTTgcttttcacaaaaaaaaattatgaattatctataaataatctgCATAAGAAATTTTTTTGCATTATTCTCACGTGCTCGTAGCTCAATGTGAAGGAAGAGGGGGAGAGGTATGAGGAAACAAGAGGATGATGAAGGGAGTAAGAGGAAAATGGTGAGTATATAAGGAGAATAGGGCGGAGGAGTAGTAGTAATAGGAAGAGAAATGGTTATAATGAGAAATTTTAAAAATTGTAAAAGAACTACACTTAGAAAATAGAATTTATTAAATGTATCGAATTTTGTTTTCATTAGTATGTCAGTTAATAGAGGCAATCGTAATTAGGATGTCATTTTCTTCAAATAAGCATAGAGAGACTAGACATAAGGGGAGGCACGGAGACATTAAAATAGAAGGGGGAGAAGGAATAAAAAAGGGGATAAGGAGGATGAGAAGAGGGATGAGGATTAAGAGGCGTAACgttaaagagaaaaaaaagggggAAGGAATAGAACGAGGGGAATGCGGGGAAGAGGAGGAAGGGCAAAGGGGAGTAGGACAAATAgtaggaggagaagaggaagggGGAGGGGAAAGGGGAATGGGACGAAGGTCGACGAAGAGAACAAGAGGGAAGAATAGGAGGTAGGGAGAGGGAAATAGAAGATTGTAAACGATAAGAGGAAAGAAAAAGATGAAGGGTGAGAGAGGAGAAAGGGGAATATATGGAGGAGTAATACGAGAAAAAATTGAAGGAGTAGTAATATGAGAGCAAGTGGAGGAGGAGAGGAAATGGAATGTATAAGGGAGAAGGAAGGGGAAAGGGATGGAGGATGAGAAAGAGGGTAAGGGAAAATCAGAGGAGGAGGACTACGAGGTATAGGGAAAGAGAAAGGGGAAAAGGGAGGAGGACTACGAGATTGAAAAAGAGAAGGTGGCTTAGGATGTGACAGTGTtgaagagaaaagagagagatAAAGAGGATGACGAAGTAGAGGGTGAGGAAGGTTtgggaaaaggagaaggaagagAAGGGGTAAGGAGGGCTAAGGGAAGAAGAGCGATTAGTATGAGGAGGAAGGGGAGAAGATATGTGATGTTTACGTTACTCTGCAAAGTACAATATAATACCTTATGTATTTCATGTAATTGTGTTTTTTAACAATTAACCATCTAAGCAAAAAGTGTAGATATATTCGGATATTCATGCTCTAAGCAAagttaaatacaaattatttactAATGGTTATAATATTATTTGCAATTGATTTAACCATCAAAATAATATAACAAGAAGAGTTTCATTATAATCGAAACTCTAACATGTACAAACAACTGAACTAGATCGTATATTTATGTTCGCAATAAAGTTAGATACGAAATATTTATGAATATGAACTTGTTTGTAATTGATTCGAacatacaaaaaaaataaaacaagaatTTCATTGTGATCGCCACTCAAAATGTATAGAAAGCCAAACCAAATCAAGATTCGCTACTATGCATTTGAAACGTAAACAATTAAAATAACTTGGGGGACGGCGCGCATCGCGCGCCGTGCAACCAACTAGTTGAGAAAAAGTATAATAGGAGTAATGTTCTATATATAATCAATTCAAGAAAGAAGGTGACATTAAATTTGTTAGAATTGAATTGGTTTAACTTATAACTTACAAGCAAGTTTTCAAGTTCAATGACCAAAAAAAGGATGATAACTTCGTTATCTAAGAAagaaaattttaaaagttttatttttctaaaaaaaaGTAAATTTAAACACTTTTAATATTAATTCCTCCACACATTAATGTTTtactcattttttttattatatgtAAGTAGTATTGTGTTTAATGAAATAGGAAGAATATTAATGTCTGAGATGGGAAGAACATTCTCACTTTAGACTAGAGCTGTTCATGGAATCATGGGTAATCCCGTCCATTGAATCCGACCCATCCCGCCTGCTAAAAAAGTGGGTACGGACAAGACATTTTAAGAAAAATACAAAAGCCCAGCCCACTAACCCGTCCCGAACCCGCTAACCCGCTTGTCAATGGGCCAAAATTTAAATGTGCGCTCGGTCCATGTCCGGCGCAAGCCCGCATTTGAACACCTCTACTTtaaacggacactatccgtctacagCTTTAGACGTTAATACATACGACTATACCACTAATAGAAGTAAACCCCTCGATAATATGGTAATAAGTGCACTCTAAGTCACGATCAATAATAAAAGagaaaaaaacacataaaaaaaaaataaatttctCAATAACTTAATAAAAAACCGTCTTCTATAAAATTTCCGTATCCGTATCCTCGAAACCAAATACCCCCTAAAATGTTGAAAAAGTATGGTCCACATGAAACACTTTTTTCAAACTCAAATTCTACAACAAAATAGAGAAAAGAAAAGTCTACTTTCCACATCCTACACAATGTCTTCTTCCTAATTCTCCATGTCCTTAATTGGTTGATCATCACCAAAAAAACACACAAATTATTTTCACAATACATTTCCTCTTTTTTTTCCCTTCTAAAACACACAAATTAATTCACGTTTTTCAACATATTAATCTTGTATTGTATGTGTTCCCTTTCTTCTATTTGTACGTTTTCTTCTCTACCCATCTTAATTAATTCCAATAATCTCTCTTATTTTTACCTTAATTGCACTCTAATTTTGTTTATTATTTCTGGGTTTTTTAGGTTTCTGAGTTTGTAATTTACTTTATTTCACTTTCTGTATTAATTACGTTTGTTTTCTGTATTTAATTTGTCCTCCACCTCTTTCCAATTCAATGCATTAAAAACTTGCTTCAGGTATTTAATTTGTTTCCTTAGTTTAGGAGATCATAGAAATTATAAAATTATTCATGCAAATTAATGGTGGGATTTTAATTTGGTGTATTTTTATGATTGATTTTAGTTTTGTTCTTCATTGTTCTGATTTAATTGTATGATTTTCTTTTTTGGGTGaatccccctttttttttttgttatttttaagATCTACCCTTTTTTTTAGCTGAATTTATGAACTGGGTgaatttcaaaatttgatttttgatttaggATTATGATGGGTTGCAAAAAAGTTTGCGGCTTTAATTGTTACTCCCTCCATCCTAATCATTTGTATTTTTTATGAACCTGGTgaatttcaaaatttgatttttgatgtTAGATTTTGATGGGCTGCTATGTCACTATGTGTgaagttatttatttatttatgtcccagtcatttgtttaccctttttatttt
This sequence is a window from Silene latifolia isolate original U9 population chromosome 8, ASM4854445v1, whole genome shotgun sequence. Protein-coding genes within it:
- the LOC141596282 gene encoding uncharacterized protein LOC141596282 isoform X2; translated protein: MFKYLKMCKKEIQGFKNKQGMQVLHALFTGEDPTWEAWLNVDTSGFSGIANLGGNGIKLRRGFATFPSPKPTQDELCQQKEEEIDDYCSQVEEAKEITKLQMGQIRLQSKELSGFSLKDLRQLEKQLSSVKAKKDQLLMEQLELSRLQLYLGTKGIAGE
- the LOC141596282 gene encoding uncharacterized protein LOC141596282 isoform X1; amino-acid sequence: MFKYLKMCKKEIQGFKNKQGMQVLHALFTGEDPTWEAWLNVDTSGFSGIANLGGNGIKLRRGFATFPSPKPTQDELCQQKEEEIDDYCSQVEEAKEITKLQMGQIRLQSKELSGFSLKDLRQLEKQLSSVKAKKDQLLMEQLELSRLQEQKALLENESLHRQVAKLQGFVTPIEKSRRCI